One part of the Chryseobacterium mulctrae genome encodes these proteins:
- the mltG gene encoding endolytic transglycosylase MltG, with protein sequence MKKAILIIVLLILAVAGFFGLKFYSKYYGNNVSKDGYVLIPHGAKFNQILDSISPYVDNKESFVEVAKDKNMDEYFKPGRYHFAKGASNTKLVNMIKAGNQTENSFRIGDFGDIYQMVGKVSKKTELDSLKFVSDLDKIASEKGYKNAEDLKKYFFIDTYNFFWTVTPKEFFNKFENQYYEFWTSERKAKEQESGLTRDQIYALASIVYKESGGKPDEMKTIAGLYLNRYKKGMKLQSDPTVIYAINKQTNFKESIKRVFYKHLSTPSPYNTYANAGIPPGPICVVDKNSVDAVLSPEKHDYIFMCADPERFGFHKFTASAEQHVINAKAYQDWLNSKNIK encoded by the coding sequence ATGAAAAAAGCTATTCTCATTATCGTACTCCTTATTCTTGCAGTAGCAGGATTTTTTGGTTTAAAATTCTACAGTAAATATTACGGTAACAATGTCTCAAAAGACGGATATGTTTTGATACCACATGGTGCGAAATTTAATCAGATCTTAGATTCTATTAGTCCGTATGTTGACAATAAAGAATCATTTGTTGAGGTTGCAAAAGATAAAAACATGGACGAATATTTCAAGCCAGGTCGTTATCATTTTGCAAAAGGAGCCAGCAATACAAAATTGGTAAATATGATAAAAGCCGGAAATCAGACTGAAAATTCATTCAGAATTGGTGATTTCGGAGATATTTATCAGATGGTAGGAAAAGTGAGCAAAAAAACAGAGCTAGATTCATTAAAATTTGTCAGCGATCTTGATAAAATAGCTTCTGAAAAAGGATATAAAAATGCTGAAGATCTAAAAAAATATTTCTTCATCGATACATATAATTTTTTCTGGACGGTTACTCCAAAAGAATTTTTCAACAAATTTGAAAATCAGTACTACGAATTCTGGACTTCTGAAAGAAAGGCTAAAGAACAAGAATCTGGTTTAACAAGAGATCAAATCTATGCTTTGGCATCTATTGTTTACAAAGAATCGGGCGGAAAACCTGACGAAATGAAAACCATTGCCGGTTTATATTTAAACAGATATAAAAAAGGAATGAAACTGCAATCTGACCCAACGGTTATTTACGCAATAAACAAACAGACCAACTTTAAAGAATCTATTAAAAGAGTTTTTTATAAGCACCTTTCTACTCCATCGCCTTACAATACTTATGCTAATGCAGGAATTCCTCCGGGACCGATTTGTGTGGTAGATAAAAATTCTGTGGATGCAGTTTTAAGCCCTGAAAAACACGATTATATTTTCATGTGTGCAGATCCTGAAAGATTCGGGTTTCACAAATTTACGGCAAGTGCAGAGCAACATGTTATCAATGCAAAAGCGTATCAGGATTGGCTGAACTCGAAAAATATTAAATAA